The proteins below are encoded in one region of Myxococcales bacterium:
- a CDS encoding efflux RND transporter periplasmic adaptor subunit, whose translation MTTLLPCIMLSVTTACSSGAKSDSASPPPAPLVSTAIIKDTSLGVEWTFMGEVESEGRAQMSAGADGELVRILVEEGSVVKKGQLLALVDPSVASAQLQASQAAAKQAEVEESQAQSEAERFSQAGSKLVTGLEIERARAQAASKEAMRQNLSAQQQQVRAQLARHQVRAPFDGVVSQRYADPGDWLIPGTPLLEVVSEKAPDIIVRAGSEMLDYIHRGSKATLARGDNKVSATVQGVVRALDPGTRTVTFRLTPDETQNWLLAGSTCDVVLSADISSDDALVVPRDAVVPSAINNRVFKVENKKAIALPVEIIQRGTDGILVRAKELKLGDKVVTRGNERLRPGQEIREAN comes from the coding sequence ATGACAACTTTGCTACCTTGCATCATGCTCTCGGTAACGACCGCATGCTCATCCGGTGCAAAAAGCGATTCAGCTTCCCCTCCGCCTGCCCCTTTGGTCAGCACGGCTATTATTAAGGACACGAGCCTCGGTGTGGAGTGGACTTTCATGGGTGAGGTTGAATCGGAAGGGCGCGCGCAAATGTCGGCCGGCGCTGACGGCGAGCTTGTACGAATCCTTGTTGAAGAAGGCTCCGTGGTCAAAAAAGGACAGCTGCTAGCGCTCGTCGATCCATCGGTAGCAAGCGCGCAACTGCAAGCAAGTCAAGCTGCAGCCAAGCAAGCCGAAGTCGAAGAGTCACAAGCGCAAAGCGAAGCGGAACGTTTTTCTCAAGCAGGCTCAAAGCTCGTCACCGGACTAGAAATCGAGCGAGCACGCGCGCAAGCCGCTTCCAAAGAAGCCATGCGGCAAAACCTAAGCGCCCAGCAGCAACAAGTTCGCGCTCAACTTGCACGCCATCAGGTTCGTGCGCCTTTTGATGGTGTTGTTTCTCAACGCTACGCCGATCCCGGAGACTGGCTTATCCCCGGCACGCCCCTGCTTGAAGTAGTTTCAGAAAAAGCCCCGGATATTATAGTGCGCGCGGGATCGGAGATGCTTGACTATATTCACCGAGGAAGCAAAGCCACTTTAGCGCGTGGGGACAACAAAGTCTCTGCCACAGTGCAAGGGGTGGTTCGCGCACTCGATCCAGGAACCCGGACGGTTACTTTTCGATTGACACCGGATGAAACACAAAACTGGCTTCTGGCCGGCTCGACCTGTGACGTTGTTCTAAGCGCAGATATTTCAAGCGATGATGCCTTAGTTGTACCACGCGATGCGGTCGTACCTAGCGCCATCAACAATAGGGTGTTCAAAGTTGAGAACAAAAAAGCGATTGCACTGCCGGTTGAGATTATTCAACGCGGAACAGACGGTATCCTCGTCCGCGCAAAAGAGTTAAAGCTTGGCGATAAAGTGGTCACGCGTGGTAATGAGCGTTTGCGTCCTGGCCAAGAAATTCGCGAAGCAAACTAG
- a CDS encoding efflux RND transporter permease subunit, whose product MLKEETGLLAATIRRPVTVIVGCILVVLFGAVAIFDLPIQLTPDIERPTINITTRWRGATPIEVEAQILNEQEEVLQGISGLRKMDSEAAPDQGMITLEFEVGTDIDEALVRSSNRLSQVGNYPDSADQPVIETANVGGAPLAVIAVRSPTGAPVAAYRTWVEQRILPEIERIPGVSSIRFLGGQDTRIDIDFDAAELVARGITLQQLISRVRSELADTSGGDITLGKRRLLIRTLAAPNDPRELEALILGAGSDGTPIRLGDVAKVRYGLRKATSVAMNDNRPSLILLLSREAGSNVLVVSREIRQKVKELAEGVFAREGLEFEVLSDQTDYIVSALDLVRQNLLLGALLASIVLLIFLRSFRASLVVSIAIPVCVLGTALGMQLVGRTVNIVSLAGITFAVGMVLDNSIVALESIYSELGVVKVAAKAAHKGVGRVWGAILASTATTTAVFVPVIGWQGEVGQLLRDVAIAISFAVIISLFVSVWAIPSLAAQLLKKPVSEDRFAGLAHFGERMRDGITTITQWLVAKSWRSIFVVSSAMLISSAIAWFMLPPFEYLPAGNRNLVFGILVPPPGVSLEELDSVGRQVQSEIKKHQHKSVGGYPSVERSFFVGTPNTAYSGGLAEDPTRVKDMLPLFSKVHSSIPGMISFTTQASLFSRGGDGNRSIDIDILGSDLGELGQVGGMLFASLMQSMPGAQMRPLPSLDSGTPELHWYPRRDQSAGLSIDATELGRIVDTYADGSIVGELSVAGESLYDVVVRARKRNGDLYETNNDLLAAPVIADNGAITTLGAVAESKEELGPTVIRRIERRRAITLRVSPPDDLALEDAIRHIKEKAIAPMAAKHQIPANVDLELSGTASDLDIARDRFAMILLLALIICFLLLAALFENFLAPVVILTTVPLAAAGGVLGLRFVDAFLAPQPLDLMTAMGFLILIGVVVNNAILVVEEALFLLREGHDLTSSIVQGVKSRIRPIFMTTFTSLAGLTPMVLFPGSGSELYRGVGAIVLGGLALSSVLTLFIVPALFVLLWRTKAQISEKVLA is encoded by the coding sequence ATGCTTAAGGAAGAAACAGGGTTACTCGCTGCTACCATTCGACGGCCGGTCACGGTTATCGTCGGCTGTATATTGGTCGTGCTCTTTGGCGCAGTGGCAATTTTTGATTTGCCGATTCAGCTCACTCCAGACATTGAGCGGCCCACCATTAATATCACTACCCGTTGGCGAGGTGCTACGCCGATCGAAGTTGAAGCTCAAATTCTCAACGAGCAAGAAGAAGTATTGCAAGGCATTTCGGGTTTGCGAAAAATGGACTCGGAAGCTGCACCCGATCAAGGCATGATCACTCTTGAGTTTGAGGTTGGGACTGACATCGACGAAGCCTTGGTACGCTCGTCAAATCGTTTATCCCAGGTCGGCAACTACCCAGACAGCGCCGATCAACCTGTCATCGAAACCGCAAACGTCGGCGGCGCTCCTTTGGCAGTCATTGCTGTGCGATCGCCCACGGGCGCTCCTGTTGCAGCCTATCGTACCTGGGTCGAGCAACGTATTTTACCTGAGATAGAGCGCATCCCTGGCGTGTCCAGTATTCGTTTTTTGGGTGGCCAAGATACACGTATTGACATTGACTTTGATGCGGCAGAGCTCGTGGCTCGTGGCATCACTCTGCAACAACTGATAAGCCGTGTGCGTAGCGAGCTTGCCGATACTTCGGGTGGTGACATCACACTCGGTAAACGTCGTCTACTAATTCGAACACTCGCTGCCCCCAACGATCCGCGTGAGCTTGAAGCGCTTATTCTAGGTGCCGGCAGCGACGGCACGCCCATTCGCTTGGGTGATGTAGCCAAAGTTCGCTACGGTTTGCGCAAAGCAACTTCGGTGGCTATGAATGATAACCGTCCTTCGTTGATTCTGCTCCTGTCCCGCGAGGCTGGCAGTAACGTGCTCGTGGTCTCCCGTGAGATTAGGCAAAAAGTAAAAGAACTCGCTGAAGGCGTGTTTGCCCGCGAAGGTTTGGAGTTTGAAGTTCTTAGCGATCAAACAGACTATATCGTGAGTGCTTTGGATCTTGTTCGGCAAAACCTGCTTTTGGGCGCACTGCTTGCGTCCATAGTACTACTTATCTTTTTACGAAGCTTCCGCGCCTCGTTGGTTGTCAGTATTGCCATTCCTGTGTGCGTCCTTGGAACAGCACTTGGCATGCAACTTGTGGGCCGAACAGTAAACATCGTGTCATTAGCGGGCATTACCTTTGCCGTCGGCATGGTACTTGATAACTCGATCGTGGCTCTGGAATCGATTTACTCGGAGCTCGGTGTCGTTAAAGTAGCTGCAAAAGCGGCACACAAAGGGGTAGGCCGTGTATGGGGGGCGATTTTAGCCTCGACTGCCACTACGACGGCCGTTTTTGTGCCGGTGATTGGCTGGCAGGGGGAAGTTGGTCAGCTGCTGCGCGATGTAGCCATTGCTATTAGTTTCGCCGTGATCATTTCACTTTTTGTTTCGGTGTGGGCGATTCCAAGTTTGGCGGCACAACTTTTGAAAAAGCCTGTTTCCGAAGATCGCTTTGCGGGCCTTGCACATTTTGGCGAACGCATGCGCGATGGAATTACCACGATCACCCAATGGTTGGTTGCAAAGTCGTGGCGAAGCATCTTTGTAGTAAGCTCCGCGATGCTGATCTCATCTGCAATCGCTTGGTTTATGTTGCCCCCTTTTGAATACCTTCCTGCAGGCAACCGCAATCTTGTGTTTGGCATCCTTGTTCCACCGCCCGGCGTCTCCTTGGAGGAACTGGATTCAGTGGGCAGACAAGTCCAAAGTGAGATCAAAAAGCACCAGCACAAATCGGTTGGAGGTTACCCATCCGTGGAACGCAGTTTTTTTGTCGGAACTCCCAACACAGCTTACTCAGGCGGGCTTGCCGAAGACCCCACGCGCGTCAAGGACATGTTGCCGCTATTTTCTAAAGTACATAGCAGTATTCCAGGCATGATCAGCTTCACGACCCAAGCTTCACTCTTTTCGCGTGGTGGCGACGGCAACCGTAGTATTGATATTGATATTCTCGGATCCGACTTGGGCGAACTAGGCCAGGTTGGTGGTATGTTGTTTGCAAGCTTGATGCAGAGCATGCCCGGAGCGCAAATGAGGCCGCTTCCGTCACTCGATTCTGGCACACCTGAACTTCATTGGTATCCAAGACGGGATCAAAGTGCTGGCCTGTCAATCGACGCCACTGAGCTTGGACGTATCGTCGATACCTATGCCGATGGAAGCATCGTCGGCGAACTCAGTGTTGCAGGAGAAAGCTTGTACGACGTGGTGGTGCGCGCGCGTAAACGCAATGGAGATCTTTACGAAACCAACAACGATCTGCTGGCAGCTCCCGTGATAGCAGACAACGGTGCCATCACTACCCTTGGGGCTGTGGCTGAGAGCAAAGAAGAACTCGGACCCACGGTTATCCGGCGCATCGAACGTCGAAGAGCTATCACGCTGCGTGTCTCGCCGCCAGATGATCTTGCTCTTGAAGATGCAATTAGACACATCAAAGAAAAAGCCATTGCGCCGATGGCGGCCAAACATCAGATTCCTGCCAATGTTGATTTGGAGCTGAGTGGCACAGCCAGCGATTTGGATATCGCACGTGATCGTTTTGCCATGATTTTGCTTTTGGCTTTGATTATCTGTTTCTTGCTCTTAGCCGCTTTGTTTGAAAACTTCTTGGCACCTGTGGTGATCTTGACCACCGTGCCATTGGCCGCAGCCGGTGGCGTGCTTGGTCTACGTTTTGTTGATGCCTTTTTAGCGCCCCAGCCTTTGGACTTGATGACCGCCATGGGCTTTCTGATCTTGATTGGTGTCGTGGTTAACAACGCCATCTTGGTTGTTGAAGAAGCCTTGTTTCTTCTACGAGAAGGCCACGACTTAACATCCTCGATCGTTCAAGGGGTTAAATCTCGCATTCGGCCCATTTTCATGACTACCTTCACTTCCTTAGCTGGACTTACGCCCATGGTATTGTTTCCTGGCTCTGGCTCCGAACTCTACCGAGGGGTGGGCGCCATTGTACTTGGAGGACTTGCTCTAAGCAGTGTACTTACACTGTTTATTGTCCCGGCCCTCTTTGTGCTGCTCTGGCGCACTAAAGCTCAGATCAGCGAAAAGGTTCTCGCATGA
- a CDS encoding TolC family protein, producing the protein MKKLSLISACLGISLLSTSCLPHGVDDKAESRIKLASKRFDSTNPSSASSLELEQDDKHIKSLKPFRKFWLRFNDPSLSALIEHAMQQNFDLRAGLARIENARGLSTQINAARYPTLSAAGTATYGRSLNPAIGSVTVMNANGSLPIRYEADLFARYRATGNAAEFEVQASILDWLSMRIMLAADITESWYNYVLARDSVELIEDQIEANTEYLGLLEARVDKGLAPEVDVNQQKQLLWASNKNREAAVLERDLALQQLQLLVVTFPNNSAKTFLTHAQQKLPVVPVEEQIQISGAQLQDRPDVKAARLRVTAADYSVGSRIAEYYPSLTFNIVPGYSWLRVESDSGNREIQGFTFNAGAELSLPIFDGFLRSGQVKQNEAVLSERIEELNQKTLAALIETRSALLSEQGYRRIVDAADNELLAAQAVLRDAKKRYELGVTDFVPVLLALQSDQSKSLEVLRAKRQLISARIDLYRALGGDIGPKKPQAASLSSE; encoded by the coding sequence ATGAAAAAGCTTTCTCTTATTTCCGCGTGCCTAGGCATCTCGTTACTCAGCACTTCATGTTTGCCGCACGGGGTCGACGACAAAGCTGAAAGCCGAATCAAACTGGCTTCCAAGCGCTTTGATTCAACCAACCCCTCTAGCGCTAGCTCTTTGGAGCTCGAGCAAGACGATAAACACATCAAAAGCCTAAAGCCTTTCCGCAAATTTTGGCTGCGCTTTAATGATCCATCTCTCAGTGCATTGATCGAGCATGCCATGCAGCAGAATTTTGACTTGCGTGCTGGGCTTGCTCGTATTGAAAACGCACGTGGGCTAAGCACGCAAATTAATGCAGCGCGCTACCCTACCTTGTCGGCTGCGGGCACAGCAACATACGGCCGTAGCCTAAATCCCGCGATTGGTAGCGTTACGGTAATGAACGCAAACGGTTCTTTGCCCATACGTTATGAAGCGGACCTGTTTGCGCGATACAGAGCCACTGGAAATGCTGCAGAGTTTGAGGTGCAAGCAAGCATTCTCGATTGGCTCAGCATGCGCATCATGTTGGCTGCGGACATCACAGAGTCTTGGTACAACTACGTTCTAGCCCGTGACAGCGTCGAGCTTATTGAAGATCAAATCGAGGCCAACACAGAATATTTAGGTCTTCTTGAAGCGCGTGTGGACAAAGGCCTAGCACCTGAAGTCGATGTTAATCAGCAAAAGCAGCTGTTATGGGCTTCCAATAAGAACCGTGAGGCTGCTGTTCTTGAGCGCGACCTTGCACTACAACAACTGCAGTTGCTTGTCGTTACCTTCCCTAACAACAGTGCAAAAACATTTTTGACGCACGCTCAGCAAAAACTTCCTGTTGTCCCGGTCGAAGAACAAATCCAAATATCAGGCGCGCAGCTTCAGGATCGTCCAGATGTAAAAGCCGCACGCTTGCGCGTCACAGCAGCAGATTACAGTGTCGGTTCCCGGATTGCGGAATACTACCCTTCTTTGACCTTTAATATTGTACCCGGCTATTCATGGCTACGCGTCGAATCAGACTCCGGGAACCGTGAAATTCAGGGCTTTACCTTTAACGCCGGAGCTGAACTCAGTTTGCCAATCTTTGATGGCTTTTTGCGCAGTGGCCAAGTTAAACAAAACGAAGCTGTTTTGAGCGAGCGTATTGAAGAACTCAACCAAAAAACACTTGCCGCATTGATTGAGACAAGAAGCGCACTGCTCAGCGAGCAAGGCTATCGCCGGATTGTTGATGCCGCAGACAACGAGCTTTTAGCCGCCCAAGCTGTTTTGCGCGACGCGAAGAAGCGCTATGAGCTTGGTGTCACGGATTTCGTGCCGGTACTGCTCGCTTTGCAAAGTGATCAGAGTAAATCCCTGGAAGTCCTACGGGCCAAACGCCAGTTGATATCGGCCCGCATTGATTTATACCGTGCATTGGGTGGAGATATTGGCCCTAAAAAGCCTCAAGCCGCTTCGCTTTCATCAGAGTAG